Genomic segment of Myxococcus stipitatus:
GGGCGAAGCCCGGCGACGTGCTGCTCCTGACGAAGCCGCTGGGCACGGGCATCGCGACCACGGCCATCAAGCGGGGCGTGGCGTCGAAGCAGCTGTCGAAGCGGGTCATCGCGCTGATGTCCACGCTCAACCGCGCCTCGGGCGAGGTCTTCGCGTCCGGCAAGTTCAAGGTGAACGCGCTGACGGACGTGACGGGCTACGGCCTGTTGGGCCACCTGCTGGAGATGATGACCGGCGCGAAGACGCGGGCCGCGGTGGACCTGGAGCGCATCCCGCTCATCGCGGACGTGCCGGGGCTGGCCGAGGCGGGCGTGGTGCCGGGGGGGACGAAGTCGAACCTGGAGCACGTGAAGAAGAAGGTCCGCTTCCCGAAGGGGCTGCCCGAGGCGATTCAGTGGGTGCTCGCGGACGCGCAGACCAACGGAGGCCTGCTGGCCAGCGTGCCCGCACGCGAGGCGCTCAAGGCGCTCAAGGCCCTGGAGAAGGTGGGCGTGGACGCCGCGCTCATCGGTGAAGTCCAGGCGGGGCGACCCGGCATCGACATCATCGGTTGAGGGCGGGGATTTCGCGCGCGGGGTGGGGCTCCGCTAGCATTCCGCCCCGGCATGACGCTGTCCCTCCGTCCGCTCCTGGCCCTGGTGGCGTGTCTCTGGCTGGTCCCCGTTCGCGGTGA
This window contains:
- the selD gene encoding selenide, water dikinase SelD, translating into MKRLRLTELSHCAGCAAKLRAGDLQKILGGLKSSRGPQALVGFNTNDDAAVYRLTPGLAVVETVDFFPPVVDDPFQFGAIAAANALSDIYAMGARPLFALNLVGFPDSLPMSVLSKILAGGQSKVDEAGISILGGHSIRDPEPKYGLAVTGVVDPKKVLTNAGAKPGDVLLLTKPLGTGIATTAIKRGVASKQLSKRVIALMSTLNRASGEVFASGKFKVNALTDVTGYGLLGHLLEMMTGAKTRAAVDLERIPLIADVPGLAEAGVVPGGTKSNLEHVKKKVRFPKGLPEAIQWVLADAQTNGGLLASVPAREALKALKALEKVGVDAALIGEVQAGRPGIDIIG